The stretch of DNA ATACGACGTCGTGCGGTACAGGATGGCTCCGGACTCGGGGTCTGTTCCCGCGTCCTCTATCAGCCCCCGCTGCGTCAGGGTCCGCACGACGGAGTCAACATTGACTCCTCGAATTGCAGACACCCGCGCCCGTGACACGGGCTGGCGGTAAGCGATGACGGCGAGCGTTTCGAGCGCCGCCTGCGTCAGCCTGGCTGTCTGTCCCTCCAGCACGAAGCCGCCGACGACGTCGGCGAATTCAGCCCTGGAGTAGATCCGCCAGCCTCCGGCGATATTCCGCAATTCAAAACCCCGGGGGGTGGAGCCGAAGCCGTTCAGGTTGCTGCTATGGCTGTCGTCCACATCCGGGGCATTAACAGTATAGCCGTTATACTCCCGCTGCAGGTCCGCCAGCAGGCCTTCGACCACGTCGACCGTGAGATTGAGACCGGCCGCAAGACTCGTGGCGGTGGCGGGTTCATCGATCACCATCAGCACGGCTTCGAGCGCGGCGCGGGCGCCGCCCGGCAGGCTTGCGACGTCGGGCCCCTCCCCTTCGGCAGCGGGGTGTTGGGGTCCGCCGCCGGCCGGGCCGGATCGTGTCTCACTCAAGGCTGCTCCTCGTATTCTTCACTCAGGGACTCGCTGCTCCATGCCTCTGACCCGGCAGTCCAGTGGACGGTCAGGTCCCCCAGCGGCAACAGCTGGTCGAAGGAAACCACGCGGTCCCGGAACATTTCCAGCAGCGCAAGGAACCGCGCCACCACCACGAGGGAGGATTCGGCGTCGGCGGTGAGCGCCCGGAACGTCAGCGGGCTGCCCTGCCGCAAGCGGCGGCCGAGCAGGTCCGCCTGCTCCTTGACGCTCACCGGGCTGCCGTGAAGGTGCGCCAGGCCGACCTCGGTGGGGGCTGCCTCCTTGGGCTTGAGGGCGGCCTCAGCGAGGGCGGCGAACTGTTGCGGCGTGTGCCGCCAGACAAGTTCCGGAAGCAGCGCCGAGAAGTGTTCCTCCAGTGCCACCTGGCGTGGAAACCGGCGGCCTTCCAGGTCCAGGGTCGAACCCATCATGCCGGCCACTTGCTTGAACGCCCTGTACTGGAGCAGCCGGGCGAAGAGCAGGTCGCGGGCCTCCAGCAGCGCGATGTCGTCCTCGTCTTCGACTTCACCGGCGGGCAGCAGCCGGGCGGCCTTGAGGTCGAGCAGCGTTGCGGCGATGACCAGGAATTCGCTGGCCTCGTCCAGGGCCCACTCCTCCCCCAGTGCCTGCAAGCCCTTGATGTACCTGATGAACTCATCTGTGACCGTCGCCAGTGCCACTTCGGTGATGTCCAACTGGTGCTTGGTGATCAGGCCCAGCAGCAGATCGAAGGGGCCGGTGAAGTTGGCCAGCCGCACTTCGAAGGCGGGCCTTTTCTCCGGCGGGGACAGCTCCGCCGTCGGGGTGTGCGTCGCCGTCACGTGCCGGCTAGGGCGCGCCGCCGCGCGAGATGAGCTCCTTGGCGAGGTTGCGGTAGGCATCAGCGCCGATGTGGTTGCCGGCATAGCTGGTGATGGGCTCGGCGGCCACAGTGGCATCCGCAAACTTGATCGAGCGTTTGATGACGGTCTCAAAGACCTTGTCGCCGAAGGCTTCCACCAGCCGGGAAATGACCTCCCGGCTGTGCAGGGTGCGGGCGTCGTACATGGTGGCGAGCACCCCGTCGACCTGCAGCCTGGGGTTCAGCCGGTCCTGGACCTTGTCGATGGTCTCCACGAGCAGCGCCACCGCGCGCAGGGCGAAGAATTCGCAGATCAGCGGGATGATGACGCCGTGGGCCGCCGTCAGCGCGTTGACGGTGAGCAGGCCGAGGGAAGGCTGGCAGTCGATGAGGACGACGTCGTAATCGTCCTCGACCTTTTTGAGCGCACGGTCGAGGACCTGCTCGCGGGCCACCTCATTGACCAGCTGCACTTCGGCGGCGGAGAGGTCGATATTGGCCGGGAGCAGGTCCAGGTTGTCCACGCCGGTCTTGTGGATCGCGTCGCGGATGTCGACCTTGCGGTCCATCAGGACGTTATAAACCGTGAGATCCAGTTCGTGCGGGTTTATGCCGAGGCCCGCAGAGAGTGCACCCTGCGGGTCGAAGTCCACGACGAGCACCCGGCGCCCGAATTCCGCCAGTGCCGCGGCGAGGTTGATGGTGGAGGTGGTCTTACCCACCCCGCCTTTCTGGTTCACCATCGCGATGACACGCGCGGGGCCGTGGGAGGGCAGCGGCGCGGGTTCAGGAAAGTCGCGGTGGGGGCGCCCGGTGGGACCCATGACGGCGTCTTCCAGATCGATTTGGGTGCCTTCCAGAGTTGCTGAACCCTGTTCGCTGCTCACGTATCTATCCACACTTTCGATGACGGTGATTGTCCTGCTTGATGGTGTTGCTGATATTCCTGTTTGGAAGTTCAGCGCCCATCTTGTTCCTCCCAAGGTTACAGCGCCCGACACGGGATTCAACGGACCTTGACAGTCGGCGTCTTTTGAGCCTTGACCTTCTGGTTGAGGTCGAGGGTTGCCGCGGAACCGAAAAAACCGCCCGGACGCGCTGTGCGTGTCCGGGCGGTTCTTCCTGTTGGGGCAGTGCGGTTTTTCCTGCTGCCCTAGTGCTGTACGACGGCCGGGCGGTCCGCCTCTGTGGTCTCGACATGGCCGTGACCGACGTTCATCGTCCGCTCATCGAACGGGTCGGTGCCGGAGAGCACCCGCTCAACCTGTTCGCCGTCGATCTCCTTCACCCAGGTGCCGACCAGCACCGTGGCGACAGCGTTGCCGGTGAAGTTGGTCAGGGCGCGGGCCTCGGACATGAAGCGGTCGATGCCGACGATCATGCCTACGCCGCCGAGCAGTTCCGGACGGTGCGCCTGGAGCCCTGCGGCGAGGGTGGCCAGGCCGGCGCCGGTGACACCGGCTGCGCCCTTGGAGGCGA from Arthrobacter sp. B3I9 encodes:
- a CDS encoding SMC-Scp complex subunit ScpB, producing the protein MVIDEPATATSLAAGLNLTVDVVEGLLADLQREYNGYTVNAPDVDDSHSSNLNGFGSTPRGFELRNIAGGWRIYSRAEFADVVGGFVLEGQTARLTQAALETLAVIAYRQPVSRARVSAIRGVNVDSVVRTLTQRGLIEDAGTDPESGAILYRTTSYFLERMGIGSVEELPQLSPHLPGLEGIEEFYDAGTM
- a CDS encoding ScpA family protein, whose product is MPTATSPRSSSRAAARPSRHVTATHTPTAELSPPEKRPAFEVRLANFTGPFDLLLGLITKHQLDITEVALATVTDEFIRYIKGLQALGEEWALDEASEFLVIAATLLDLKAARLLPAGEVEDEDDIALLEARDLLFARLLQYRAFKQVAGMMGSTLDLEGRRFPRQVALEEHFSALLPELVWRHTPQQFAALAEAALKPKEAAPTEVGLAHLHGSPVSVKEQADLLGRRLRQGSPLTFRALTADAESSLVVVARFLALLEMFRDRVVSFDQLLPLGDLTVHWTAGSEAWSSESLSEEYEEQP
- a CDS encoding ParA family protein encodes the protein MSSEQGSATLEGTQIDLEDAVMGPTGRPHRDFPEPAPLPSHGPARVIAMVNQKGGVGKTTSTINLAAALAEFGRRVLVVDFDPQGALSAGLGINPHELDLTVYNVLMDRKVDIRDAIHKTGVDNLDLLPANIDLSAAEVQLVNEVAREQVLDRALKKVEDDYDVVLIDCQPSLGLLTVNALTAAHGVIIPLICEFFALRAVALLVETIDKVQDRLNPRLQVDGVLATMYDARTLHSREVISRLVEAFGDKVFETVIKRSIKFADATVAAEPITSYAGNHIGADAYRNLAKELISRGGAP